The following is a genomic window from Chryseobacterium sp. StRB126.
TGAAAATAAATTTAGAAACTGTTCTTTATCTCTTTGTTCGTCTACAGAAAAAGTGCTAGTGTAAGAAGTATAGATCCCCTGAACTCTATGATCTTCAGCAGAAGTAATTGGTAAAAATTCCATAATCATTATAAATCAAAGACGCTTGGTCTTCTTGTGATAAAAATATCTTTAATCCACAAAGTAAATGCCAAGCCAAGATAAATCAGAAAGAAAAATCCTACCGTAGCAAAAGTAGAGTAGATGAAAAAGATCCTTAATTTGGAAACGGGAATTCCTAGCTTGGCACCCGTTCTTGTGAGTACACCAAACCATTCTCTTTCCATTTTATGACGGATATTATTCAGCATTTTAAGATTCTTTTAAAAGTTTAAATCCAATACTGCAAGTTAAGCAATTTTTTTTGTCACATGAATTTTTATAGTGATAAATCAGGCTCTGGCTTTCGAGGGCATTGATGATGGGCACTCCAAGATTTTTCCAATTCTGGATTATTGAGTTTTTTTCAGCAGAAATATTCTGATAGAATTCTATAATTTTATCCGCAATTTCTTCGCTGTGGTATTTATGATAAGTATATTGTAAAGGAAGAATGGTATTCAGAATGATGAGGTCAATAAAATCCTTACTCAAAGTCTTAGGTTGTACTTTTGAGAGGGTTCCGAAATTAAAATGACAATCCCAGTATTCAGAAGCTTTTACCGATTTAAAAAGATCATACAACTCTTCAATATTTTCTGACTCCATAACTTTTGAGAATAAATTCTGATGTTGATAAAGGTTTGCGAGTTGAGACAAACGTATTGTTGGAAAATTAGGTGGTCGTAATCTTAAAAATTTAGGATGGAATACGAGATCTGAAATCTTAAACTTTGCTCTAAGGAAATCAAATTCCCGTTTCCATATTTTCATCTGGCCATCGTCAGGAGTCATGAGCCATCCTGAAATCCCAAACAACAGAGCTTCAAGCTGCAGTGGATTCTGACGAATCTTATTGATAATGCTATA
Proteins encoded in this region:
- a CDS encoding DUF2851 family protein, producing the protein MTEKLLQYLWNYKVFKYFDFKDIEGSSVEIIQFGKWNKDAGPDFLDAKIKINGVVLAGNIELHVRSSDWIFHNHSQDPNYQNIILHIVFQHDTEISMLTEQKVPTLELKHYIDENIVWKYERLINGTQFIACENIFNKDKIPVNFHEGNILKKLEEKSLELEQSLILYKNNFEAVLFHSLAYSFGLKVNAHIFKQIAESLDYSIINKIRQNPLQLEALLFGISGWLMTPDDGQMKIWKREFDFLRAKFKISDLVFHPKFLRLRPPNFPTIRLSQLANLYQHQNLFSKVMESENIEELYDLFKSVKASEYWDCHFNFGTLSKVQPKTLSKDFIDLIILNTILPLQYTYHKYHSEEIADKIIEFYQNISAEKNSIIQNWKNLGVPIINALESQSLIYHYKNSCDKKNCLTCSIGFKLLKES
- a CDS encoding PspC family transcriptional regulator, translated to MLNNIRHKMEREWFGVLTRTGAKLGIPVSKLRIFFIYSTFATVGFFFLIYLGLAFTLWIKDIFITRRPSVFDL